The proteins below come from a single Branchiostoma floridae strain S238N-H82 chromosome 5, Bfl_VNyyK, whole genome shotgun sequence genomic window:
- the LOC118416513 gene encoding uncharacterized protein LOC118416513, protein MDAQHTKTGNASPRTGITGLDVFSALFAVVGDIADNFDQTEAQLQEIKDKLEELDQQINQLSSQISNLHAAVEAGNQWVAGVILYGRYEQRLRFLLHYLNARLSVDDNGQFQPDSRAQEWADEVLGLSSDGVEEILFHLHDMMMGTSGLFGGRSLFLIYEARMEAASNRYWNQVHDFLEYVVSLEVSGYAAKRTALHIKGRSSKTADILDVGRERIRQQGAYLDPFVKEWPTGTYGLPMTNTGCPAFADVTWHEGQRFQDQDGASLSSWSSGLHFPSNTYYGGHMIQKFCMKTFSYEGSGNWPRGSYCIFQKWSCPSGFQTGSVYWDDEDNGNDNTVSGSYPDGVYNTNTRIYFCCRSDGNRRTPILLPSRRPFYLFRQSSYGCQEVLNMRVTEEYYLWDDENSYNDDTNWGSHPYDSGDGRNHKLWYCYYQPN, encoded by the exons ATGGATGCACAGCATACC AAAACAGGCAATGCAAGCCCGCGAACGGGTATCACCGGTCTCGATGTCTTCTCCGCTCTCTTTGCGGTCGTCGGCGACATCGCtgacaacttcgaccaaacagAGGCTCAACTACAGGAGATCAAAGACAAGCTAGAAGAGCTGGACCAACAAATCAACCAACTATCATCACAAATCAGCAATCTACACGCTGCTGTGGAAGCGGGAAATCAGTGGGTGGCGGGCGTTATTCTTTACGGGCGTTATGAACAGAGGCTTCGCTTCTTGCTACACTACTTGAACGCGAGGCTGAGTGTTGACGACAACGGACAGTTTCAGCCAGACAGTCGGGCTCAGGAATGGGCTGATGAAGTGCTAGGTCTTTCATCGGACGGGGTGGAAGAG ATCCTTTTCCACCTACATGACATGATGATGGGCACATCGGGCCTGTTTGGGGGTAGGTCTCTTTTTCTTATCTATGAGGCCCGAATGGAGGCCGCTTCAAACCGGTACTGGAATCAG GTGCATGACTTCCTTGAGTACGTCGTTTCTCTGGAGGTGTCAGGGTATGCTGCCAAAAGAACTGCTCTCCACATTAAGGGGAGATCAAGCAAGACAGCGGACATACTGGATGTTGGCAGGGAGAGGATTCGGCAACAAGGGGCCTACCTGGATCCATTTGTGAAAG AATGGCCAACTGGAACCTACGGCCTGCCGATGACCAACACGGGTTGCCCGGCCTTTGCAGACGTAACCTGGCACGAAGGTCAGCGCTTCCAGGACCAGGACGGGGCCTCCCTCAGCAGCTGGAGTAGCGGGCTTCACTTTCCAAGCAACACCTACTACGGCGGCCACATGATCCAGAAATTCTGCATGAAG ACTTTCAGTTACGAAGGGAGTGGTAATTGGCCGAGGGGGAGCTACTGCATTTTCCAGAAGTGGTCTTGCCCAAGCG GATTCCAAACAGGGTCTGTGTACTGGGATGATGAAGACAATGGCAACGACAACACTGTGAGTGGATCCTACCCAGATGGCGTGTACAACACCAACACCAGGATCTACTTCTGTTGCCGCAGCGACGGCAACCGTCGGACTCCCATCCTTCTACCGTCCCGCCGACCCTTCTACCTGTTCCGCCAATCCTCATATGGATGCCAGGAG GTGCTGAACATGCGAGTTACCGAAGAGTACTACCTATGGGACGATGAGAACTCCTACAATGATGACACCAACTGGGGATCCCACCCATATGACAGCGGTGATGGTCGCAACCACAAGCTCTGGTACTGCTACTACCAGCCTAACTAG
- the LOC118416075 gene encoding V-type proton ATPase subunit S1-like isoform X1, translated as MILSSLKMVDTKMTVGMILSLFVVFLASRAAAEQVPTIMWSSQSYLHDLPPARAGHSLSPIDLQHDYLDTVIAKRPQLIVLFIQDKLSLDDFSQYGDVYDGNSNGGLFSNLKSSMDRASSSLVLSSELPASPGLHGNQVATYLQGRVDGSVIPVELSLTEIRTDGKKLQLDKNCLILVRLPQAEGSIEESLKRNNDIIGSVIKSLPKELDFTIILTANRPSKVSVVLPSHDSLSSGRHLLADLDAVDNTTYTFINATKNDSCAVYLYATDVSFKVSKQSDSGQFEDTVNLTAVVPASTTVTCGSGTVELALKYSNVGNLKNLDMVIPFDVTKRQWSLGNITLQYDYQSDQETVKGSDKLVPKFTATPRKMSFHCDKPKQFRELSTDKDNNTQGVISFKGLQIQPVDIQNGSFSNANECVGFFTAPIWMGLLTSIILTVILAFGMMMIMSLKTMDRFDDPKGKMISINAGE; from the exons ATGATCCTGTCATCATTAAAAATGGTGGACACAAAAATGACGGTCGGGATGATTTTGTCGTTGTTCGTCGTATTTCTGGCTTCCAGAGCCGCGGCTGAGCAAGTCCCAACGATCATGTGGTCGAGTCAGAG CTACCTCCACGACCTCCCGCCGGCCCGTGCCGGACACAGCCTGTCTCCCATCGATCTGCAGCACGACTACCTGGACACGGTCATCGCCAAACGGCCGCAGCTCATCGTGCTCTTCATACAGGACAAG TTGAGCCTGGATGACTTCAGCCAATACGGAGATGTGTACGACGGCAACAGCAATGGTGGACTGTTCTCCAACCTGAAG TCATCCATGGACCGCGCCTCCTCTTCCCTGGTCCTGTCCTCGGAGCTGCCTGCCTCACCtggtctccatggcaaccaggTGGCCACGTACCTGCAGGGTCGCGTGGACGGGTCGGTCATCCCGGTGGAGCTGAGTCTGACGGAGATCCGCACGGACGGGAAGAAACTCCAGCTGGACAAGAACTGCCTCATCCTGGTGCGCCTGCCACAGGCAGAAGG GTCCATTGAAGAATCCCTGAAAAGAAACA ATGACATCATCGGCTCTGTGATTAAGAGCCTGCCAAAAGAACTGGACTTCACCATCATTCTCACAGCAAACAGGCCCTCCAAG GTGTCCGTGGTGTTGCCTTCCCATGATTCCCTGTCCTCAGGACGCCATCTTCTTGCCGACCTTGACGCCGTCGACAACACGACCTACACGTTCATCAATGCCACGAAGAACGACTCGTGCGCCGTGTACCTGTACGCCACGGATGTGAGCTTCAAGGTTTCCAAGCAAAGCGACTCGGGCCAGTTTGAAGACACGGTGAACCTGACAGCCGTGGTCCCTGCCTCCACAACTGTCACATGCGGCAGTGGCACCGTAGA GTTGGCTTTGAAGTACAGCAATGTTGGCAACCTCAAAAACCTGGACATGGT TATCCCTTTTGACGTCACCAAGCGGCAGTGGTCGCTGGGCAACATCACCCTGCAGTACGACTACCAGAGCGACCAGGAGACCGTAAAGGGGTCCGACAAGCTCGTGCCAAAGTTCACGGCGACCCCCCGCAAAATGTCGTTCCACTGCGACAAGCCCAAACAGTTCAGGGAGTTGAGCACGGACAAGGACAATAACACCCAAGGGGTCATCAGTTTTAAAGGGTTACAG ATCCAGCCCGTTGACATACAAAACGGGTCGTTCTCCAACGCGAAcgagtgtgttgggttcttcaCGGCGCCGATCTGGATGGGCCTGCTGACCTCCATCATCCTCACAGTCATCCTCGCCTTCGGCATGATGATGATCATGTCCCTCAAAACCATGGATCGCTTCGACGACCCCAAGGGGAAAATGATTTCCATCAACGCTGGGGAATAG
- the LOC118416075 gene encoding V-type proton ATPase subunit S1-like isoform X2, whose amino-acid sequence MVIAKRPQLIVLFIQDKLSLDDFSQYGDVYDGNSNGGLFSNLKSSMDRASSSLVLSSELPASPGLHGNQVATYLQGRVDGSVIPVELSLTEIRTDGKKLQLDKNCLILVRLPQAEGSIEESLKRNNDIIGSVIKSLPKELDFTIILTANRPSKVSVVLPSHDSLSSGRHLLADLDAVDNTTYTFINATKNDSCAVYLYATDVSFKVSKQSDSGQFEDTVNLTAVVPASTTVTCGSGTVELALKYSNVGNLKNLDMVIPFDVTKRQWSLGNITLQYDYQSDQETVKGSDKLVPKFTATPRKMSFHCDKPKQFRELSTDKDNNTQGVISFKGLQIQPVDIQNGSFSNANECVGFFTAPIWMGLLTSIILTVILAFGMMMIMSLKTMDRFDDPKGKMISINAGE is encoded by the exons ATGGTCATCGCCAAACGGCCGCAGCTCATCGTGCTCTTCATACAGGACAAG TTGAGCCTGGATGACTTCAGCCAATACGGAGATGTGTACGACGGCAACAGCAATGGTGGACTGTTCTCCAACCTGAAG TCATCCATGGACCGCGCCTCCTCTTCCCTGGTCCTGTCCTCGGAGCTGCCTGCCTCACCtggtctccatggcaaccaggTGGCCACGTACCTGCAGGGTCGCGTGGACGGGTCGGTCATCCCGGTGGAGCTGAGTCTGACGGAGATCCGCACGGACGGGAAGAAACTCCAGCTGGACAAGAACTGCCTCATCCTGGTGCGCCTGCCACAGGCAGAAGG GTCCATTGAAGAATCCCTGAAAAGAAACA ATGACATCATCGGCTCTGTGATTAAGAGCCTGCCAAAAGAACTGGACTTCACCATCATTCTCACAGCAAACAGGCCCTCCAAG GTGTCCGTGGTGTTGCCTTCCCATGATTCCCTGTCCTCAGGACGCCATCTTCTTGCCGACCTTGACGCCGTCGACAACACGACCTACACGTTCATCAATGCCACGAAGAACGACTCGTGCGCCGTGTACCTGTACGCCACGGATGTGAGCTTCAAGGTTTCCAAGCAAAGCGACTCGGGCCAGTTTGAAGACACGGTGAACCTGACAGCCGTGGTCCCTGCCTCCACAACTGTCACATGCGGCAGTGGCACCGTAGA GTTGGCTTTGAAGTACAGCAATGTTGGCAACCTCAAAAACCTGGACATGGT TATCCCTTTTGACGTCACCAAGCGGCAGTGGTCGCTGGGCAACATCACCCTGCAGTACGACTACCAGAGCGACCAGGAGACCGTAAAGGGGTCCGACAAGCTCGTGCCAAAGTTCACGGCGACCCCCCGCAAAATGTCGTTCCACTGCGACAAGCCCAAACAGTTCAGGGAGTTGAGCACGGACAAGGACAATAACACCCAAGGGGTCATCAGTTTTAAAGGGTTACAG ATCCAGCCCGTTGACATACAAAACGGGTCGTTCTCCAACGCGAAcgagtgtgttgggttcttcaCGGCGCCGATCTGGATGGGCCTGCTGACCTCCATCATCCTCACAGTCATCCTCGCCTTCGGCATGATGATGATCATGTCCCTCAAAACCATGGATCGCTTCGACGACCCCAAGGGGAAAATGATTTCCATCAACGCTGGGGAATAG
- the LOC118416753 gene encoding 40S ribosomal protein S23 translates to MGKPRGLRSARKLKDHRRQQRWHDKSFKKAHLGTAVKASPFGGASHAKGIVLEKIGVEAKQPNSAIRKCVRVQLIKNGKKITAFVPNDGCLNYIEENDEVLVSGFGRKGRAVGDIPGVRFKVVKVANVSLLALFKEKKERPRS, encoded by the exons atgg GTAAGCCCCGTGGACTGCGTTCTGCCCGTAAGCTGAAGGATCACCGCCGGCAGCAGCGCTGGCACGACAAGTCCTTCAAGAAGGCCCATCTGGGTACTGCTGTGAAGGCCAGCCCCTTCGGAGGAGCCTCTCACGCTAAGGGCATCGTGCTGGAGAAGAT TGGTGTTGAGGCCAAGCAGCCTAACTCTGCCATCAGGAAGTGCGTCCGTGTCCAGCTTATCAAGAACGGCAAGAAGATCACAGCCTTCGTACCCAACGACGGCTGCCTCAACTACATCGAG gAAAACGACGAGGTTCTGGTTTCTGGATTCGGTCGTAAGGGCCGTGCCGTGGGTGACATCCCCGGTGTCAGGTTCAAGGTCGTGAAGGTCGCCAACGTGTCGCTCCTCGCCCTGTTCAAGGAGAAGAAGGAGAGGCCCAGATCGTAG